Below is a genomic region from Eupeodes corollae chromosome 1, idEupCoro1.1, whole genome shotgun sequence.
gtTTCTTtagtatcgggcaaacaatacagatgttccattcatcgggcatgatttttttcgaccatatcttaaagataagttggtgcattttcataaccaaattatctccaccTGATTTGAAGAGCTCGCCatttaagccatctgctccagaagctttattagacttcagcttagatatgtcaatcattacttcgtctaggtcgggaATACGGTAATACTTTCCGCGTTCCGCTGTTCGTAGTCGCCGTTCTAATCTAACTAGAGATtttttgttggtggctgcttgaaacccagcacgtcagaagCGGCTTCTCTGTTGCAGCTTGGCAATATTGACACTTTTTCTCAAAACAGTGTGTTGGCTGCAGAAATACTATCCCGGGCAACGAATTTAcgaatgttaagatcttttagtagTGTTACAAATGTATGAGTGTGAAAAAAGATTCATCTTAATAATCCGATGAATTGTCAATTATAGATATCCCTTTGACAACCGTACATCAAGAATTTTAACTGTTTTACCCAACTCTACTTTAAGccctatttaaaaattataaaccttAAAACCATTGTGTACTGGTACCTTTTTTAAAGCGCttccttcttcttatttttttatttaaacatttgaagTGAAGTCAAAAACCTCCTTTAATGTcggaaaatatattgaaataaagtttttttccttaattaaaGCTATAAAGCTAAAGTTACatcatggctgaaacacatacacgcttcagcttcggcttcgtctgcgttacgttaggcctgcttcgaggttgctttgaacgatatttctattatttcatccctccaaagagcaaatattttgtttgttgacatttttttacagctgatgagctgtcagacaaagcaaatgttcagataattgaactagagcttccgttaggagtcacattacgttcttttccttacgattgtcaaacgaaacgtgaggtcgaagcttcattgtgatagcatgcattgaattcctatggttgaactcgtaaacgtcaggcgaagccgaagctgaagcgtgtatgtgtttcagccatcactactataaagaaaattatttttagctcaCAAAATATGTaagtcataaataaattatgattttgCTTTAATTCTCTTAAGTCAAATGAAATCtatctaaacaaattaaaaaaaaaagtgtcaaaattaaggaatgaatacaaaatcaaGGGGTAATCCTTCGTTTTGTGTAGCCATGTCAATATCATTCAAAACTTATTATCATTCTTCTTAACTCAGGCCCCGGCCCCGGTGCTTATAAACTTCCTCCTAATGTTGGATTTGCTAATCATGATGTTCGCAAGCTACGAAAACCGCAATATTCATTTGGAAGTCAATTTCAACAATCATATCAAACAGACGGTCCAGGTCCTGCTgcttataatattaataaattaacaaaatatggGAAAGATGGAACACCTCACTTTACTATTAGGCCAAAAACTTACGTGAAAggttgattttatatttataaattttaagtctagagattatttatatataaatgtgtTTTCCAGCGGCTTGTAAAAGTCCTGGTCCCGGTTCTAATGAAGTTCATACGAAACCATTTTGGAATGGACCAAGAGCTCCAGCATTTAGCATACAATCAAAGCATTATGCTATTTCCGAGAAGGTCGAGTCACCATCTTCAAATACGTACTATGTTCAAGATCAAGTCATAAAACCGAAACCTCCTATTTATAGCTTGTAACTATATTTCATAATCTTTTCATATTCTAAAGGACATTAATATGATAAATTATTCTTTAGGGGCAAACTTCTCCCAAAAAAACTCTCCGTTGATTCCCCTGGCCCAGCAACCTATGGACGAGTAGATTTGAAtgtgaaacttaaaaaatatccagCTTTTTCAATGACAGGACGCAATATTTACTCTTTCAAGCCATGTGGAACAGCTTCGACTAAATATGATTTGTCGTACTACCATCCAGGACCAACTAGACCCGCCTACTCTTTTGGAAACAGACATTCGGATTATGCTCCACCGATGATATTGCCATGTGATAATCTGTACtagaacaaaattggattaAAGTTCTTTCAAATTGGAGGAACATATTGAATGACTTTGAACTTACTTAGAACCCTGTTGTCTTAAGcaagtttaaaaatgtgttctacaTTTAAGCCATTGATATGTTTCTTTGTTTGGAAGAACTGCTTAAAAATTGTCCCTTAAAATATTTAGAGCTGCCTTCTGTTTCATATATCACCAGTTTTTTAGAAtattctaaattttgtgtttcaacaGTCTTTTTGGTGCACATGTTTCTTTGAAGGTTGCAATAATTTGATCAGTAGATAATTTTGAATAGAAAGTGTCAGCAAATATTCCATTGATTGATATTTTGCCACCTCCATAGAACCTCGGCTAACGCAAACCTtaaaaatttgaccaaaaaaaaaacattagaaattcaatataaataaaaaaaataggaaaaaatgtaaaatgtataataGATTTATCAACTATTgtagaaataaattaataaaaaaagtcaacTGAACAAATTGATGGTGTTTTTATGACGAAGAGTCATTACAGCCTTAAATAAAGGGTGTTtgattttaagggccgatgttaattttgaataaaacacaaattatttaggaaattattgctattttattttttatggcaATATTGGTACTGAACAAAATATGGGCCTAATGGCCGCCGGCCGGCGCCGAGACCTCGGAAGCACACCTCCATTCGATGGTCAAAATTTTCGAAGAGGTTCCGTGCCTAATATGCCGAATTATCTCATCGacgtacacattttttttttcaaatagccCCAAATAAAGAAGTCTAAAGGCGACAGTGGCC
It encodes:
- the LOC129941782 gene encoding outer dense fiber protein 3B-like, whose translation is MNTKSRGPGPGAYKLPPNVGFANHDVRKLRKPQYSFGSQFQQSYQTDGPGPAAYNINKLTKYGKDGTPHFTIRPKTYVKAACKSPGPGSNEVHTKPFWNGPRAPAFSIQSKHYAISEKVESPSSNTYYVQDQVIKPKPPIYSLGKLLPKKLSVDSPGPATYGRVDLNVKLKKYPAFSMTGRNIYSFKPCGTASTKYDLSYYHPGPTRPAYSFGNRHSDYAPPMILPCDNLY